One stretch of Brevibacillus laterosporus DNA includes these proteins:
- a CDS encoding response regulator produces the protein MSNKVLIVDDAAFMRMMVKEILTKNGFTVVGEASDGAQAVEKYKELGPDLVTMDITMPEMDGITALKEIRKLDPNARVIMCSAMGQQSMVIDAIQAGAKDFIVKPFQADRVIEAIKKTLS, from the coding sequence ATGTCTAACAAAGTGTTAATCGTGGATGATGCAGCATTTATGAGAATGATGGTGAAGGAAATTTTAACGAAAAATGGTTTCACCGTTGTTGGGGAAGCTAGCGATGGTGCCCAAGCCGTTGAAAAGTATAAGGAATTAGGTCCTGATCTAGTAACCATGGATATTACCATGCCAGAAATGGATGGTATTACAGCTTTGAAGGAAATTCGTAAGCTTGATCCTAATGCTCGTGTTATCATGTGTTCGGCAATGGGACAACAATCCATGGTTATCGACGCTATCCAGGCTGGTGCAAAAGACTTTATCGTAAAACCTTTCCAAGCGGATCGAGTAATCGAAGCCATCAAAAAGACGTTGAGCTAA
- the fliY gene encoding flagellar motor switch phosphatase FliY produces MSRDMLSQEEIDALLKANDNLSEEPTQVENNIPDVDEYLSPFEQDALGEIGNITFGSAATALSTLLNQKVDITTPTVSIVKRSELVDEFPRPHVAVHVEYTDGFQGINMLVIKVADASVIADLMMGGDGRNNAIELSEMHLSAVQEAMNQMMGSAATSMSTIFNQLVNISPPGIDMMDLQNGQGEEGLPSGEELVKISFQIKVGDQGELIDSSIMQLLPINFAKQMISQLMGSEAPDMVETAATASIMQEPSIDFGKPVATPPAPAVATEAPMSASAPQPPVMEPVPGMPMSAAPSGYDQQPPHPYPPQPAPYGYPPNQGYAPYPYPYQPYPPQPYAQPPQQAGGAINTQVAATNVQPAQFTPFQGNNVVQPEEQNLGLLLDIPLQVTVELGRTKKLIRDILEMSAGSIIQLDKLAGEPVDILVNNKLIAKGEVVVIDENFGVRVTDIISQWDRVQKLQ; encoded by the coding sequence ATGAGTAGAGATATGTTGTCTCAAGAAGAGATTGATGCCTTGCTAAAAGCGAACGATAACCTCTCTGAGGAGCCAACGCAAGTGGAGAACAACATCCCTGATGTTGATGAATATCTCTCTCCCTTTGAGCAAGATGCTTTGGGTGAAATTGGTAATATTACGTTTGGGAGTGCGGCAACCGCGTTATCTACTCTGCTAAACCAAAAAGTTGATATTACCACACCGACAGTCTCCATCGTGAAGCGAAGTGAGTTAGTCGATGAATTTCCACGCCCGCATGTCGCGGTGCATGTTGAGTACACGGATGGATTCCAAGGTATCAACATGCTCGTTATTAAGGTAGCGGATGCCTCTGTCATTGCAGACTTGATGATGGGTGGAGATGGTCGAAATAATGCTATCGAATTGTCTGAGATGCATTTAAGTGCTGTGCAGGAAGCGATGAATCAAATGATGGGTTCTGCCGCCACTTCCATGTCTACTATTTTTAATCAATTAGTTAACATTTCTCCGCCCGGGATTGATATGATGGATTTACAGAATGGGCAAGGAGAAGAAGGATTGCCTAGCGGTGAGGAACTTGTCAAAATTTCGTTCCAAATCAAGGTTGGCGATCAAGGAGAGCTAATTGACTCTTCCATTATGCAACTATTACCGATTAATTTTGCTAAACAAATGATTAGCCAATTGATGGGAAGTGAAGCACCTGATATGGTTGAAACAGCAGCAACAGCTTCTATTATGCAAGAACCTTCTATTGATTTTGGAAAACCAGTTGCAACTCCACCAGCACCAGCAGTAGCAACGGAAGCACCAATGTCAGCATCAGCACCACAACCGCCAGTGATGGAACCAGTACCTGGCATGCCGATGAGTGCGGCACCAAGCGGTTATGATCAACAACCGCCGCATCCGTATCCACCGCAACCAGCACCATATGGCTACCCGCCAAATCAAGGGTATGCTCCATATCCATACCCATATCAACCGTATCCGCCGCAACCATATGCACAGCCTCCACAACAGGCTGGAGGAGCGATTAATACACAGGTAGCAGCAACAAATGTACAACCAGCACAATTTACACCATTCCAGGGGAATAATGTTGTGCAGCCAGAAGAGCAAAACCTTGGATTGCTACTGGATATTCCGCTTCAGGTGACTGTAGAGTTAGGTCGAACTAAAAAATTGATTCGAGATATCTTAGAGATGTCTGCTGGTTCTATTATTCAGTTGGATAAATTGGCAGGCGAACCTGTTGATATATTAGTCAACAACAAGCTGATTGCTAAAGGTGAAGTCGTTGTCATTGATGAAAACTTCGGAGTGCGTGTAACCGATATAATCAGTCAATGGGATCGTGTACAGAAGTTACAATAA
- a CDS encoding flagellar protein → MNHHIRVGSTYYPSRLSTPKQTGASQPTTKPFDQWLSDSLTTQQSPSPKALSFSQHAVQRMRESGIELQPEDMQRLESGFQKARNKGARESLILMDRVAYVVSISNHKVITAMDESRMKENVFTNIDSAVFV, encoded by the coding sequence TTGAATCATCACATACGTGTGGGAAGTACCTATTATCCTTCGCGGCTCTCCACTCCTAAGCAAACGGGGGCTTCGCAACCAACGACTAAGCCGTTTGATCAATGGCTTTCCGATTCCTTAACGACCCAGCAGAGTCCCTCACCAAAAGCTCTCTCTTTCAGTCAACATGCTGTACAGCGGATGCGGGAGAGTGGAATTGAGTTGCAACCAGAAGATATGCAGCGGTTGGAGAGCGGATTTCAAAAGGCGAGGAACAAAGGAGCACGAGAGTCCTTAATCTTAATGGATCGTGTCGCTTATGTCGTAAGCATCTCTAATCATAAGGTCATTACGGCCATGGATGAAAGCCGAATGAAGGAAAATGTATTTACCAATATAGACAGTGCTGTCTTTGTATAA
- the fliI gene encoding flagellar protein export ATPase FliI — MITLNTEKYKAAMQTITPHRINGKVTQVVGLTVESQGPEAKLGEICMIESPNHKEPIMAEVVGFRDTKVLLMPLGDLSYIGPGCDVVATGKPLSVKVGPEILGSILDGLGRPLSNESLPYGLTSYPTDNTPPNPLTRPRIAEPLSLGVRAIDGLLSMGKGQRVGIFAGSGVGKSTLMSMIARNTTADINVIGLIGERGREVRDFIERDLGEEGLKRSVVVVATSDQPAMIRIKGAMIATSIAEYFRDRGLNVMLMMDSVTRFAMAQREIGLAIGEPPATRGYTPSVFAMLPKLLERSGTSDKGSITALYTVLVDSDDMNDPIADAVRGILDGHIVLDRKIAQRGHFPAIDILQSVSRVMSEICSPQHLQAAQELKRHMATYKEAEDLINIGAYKTGTNREIDAAIRYREIIRSFTAQGVNEPSNFNTTLQALTTHFGSVM; from the coding sequence ATGATTACATTAAACACAGAAAAATACAAAGCTGCCATGCAGACAATTACGCCTCATCGCATAAATGGTAAGGTGACACAGGTAGTGGGACTTACTGTAGAGTCACAAGGGCCTGAAGCCAAACTAGGCGAGATTTGCATGATTGAATCCCCTAATCACAAAGAACCAATTATGGCAGAAGTGGTGGGATTTCGAGATACGAAGGTTCTGTTAATGCCTCTTGGAGATTTATCGTATATCGGTCCTGGATGTGATGTGGTAGCTACAGGAAAGCCTTTGTCAGTGAAGGTAGGCCCTGAGATCCTAGGAAGTATTCTCGACGGCTTAGGTCGTCCTCTGTCGAATGAATCCCTTCCATATGGATTAACTAGCTATCCAACTGATAACACGCCTCCTAATCCCTTGACAAGGCCAAGGATAGCAGAACCGCTAAGCCTAGGTGTACGAGCCATCGATGGCTTGTTGTCAATGGGAAAAGGACAGCGTGTCGGTATCTTTGCCGGCTCTGGTGTAGGAAAAAGTACATTAATGAGTATGATTGCCCGTAATACGACGGCTGATATCAATGTAATTGGTCTCATAGGAGAACGTGGACGTGAAGTACGTGACTTTATCGAGCGCGACTTAGGCGAAGAGGGATTAAAACGATCGGTTGTTGTAGTTGCCACATCAGATCAGCCAGCCATGATTCGAATCAAAGGTGCGATGATTGCTACTTCCATTGCTGAATATTTTAGGGATCGTGGGCTGAACGTGATGTTAATGATGGACTCCGTGACGCGATTTGCTATGGCTCAGCGTGAGATTGGACTCGCCATTGGTGAACCGCCAGCTACACGTGGGTATACCCCGTCTGTTTTTGCTATGTTACCTAAGCTACTGGAACGCTCAGGAACTTCAGATAAAGGTAGTATTACCGCTTTGTATACCGTATTGGTTGACTCTGATGACATGAATGATCCGATAGCTGATGCTGTACGAGGGATATTAGATGGTCATATCGTCTTAGATCGGAAAATTGCCCAGCGTGGACATTTTCCAGCCATCGATATTTTGCAAAGTGTAAGTAGGGTCATGAGTGAGATTTGCTCGCCCCAACACTTACAAGCTGCCCAGGAATTAAAACGACACATGGCTACCTATAAAGAGGCAGAGGATTTAATTAACATTGGAGCGTACAAGACGGGAACTAATCGAGAAATTGATGCAGCCATTCGCTATCGAGAGATCATCCGCTCATTCACGGCGCAGGGGGTTAACGAACCATCCAATTTCAATACGACTTTACAGGCATTAACCACTCATTTTGGGAGTGTGATGTAA
- a CDS encoding flagellar hook-length control protein FliK, translating to MNIGNMQTVMPMTTGTTGVATVMNGGQATVSGQEQGAFSSQLGLAFGAFNNMAEVEFPGMSEEDASALGDLMAMLQQLLGTNQQMLLSQEQQISEVDGQTDEALVGKLPIITLTTEQGKQTLLQALAAQGMSEEDANKLTDLLQKLPTMTPVQAKGDYQQLLETVQKTLGQMGISLQKEGAPEGEQSLLITPQMKKELIPTATNRAEVPNQMPAHMQPVRVHHALSQYGQEAGIQVKSFQTTLQEAIAPVVMDTEAVDADVDTTTTFQVANTAATTVQNQSGTAADMRSFPVRAEQMPQQVTDIFVRQLKVGTLQGVTEAKLILYPQELGKVDVRITSHNGVITAHFIADSKHGKDMLDQQMAQLRNAFVQQGIQVDKLEVSQQSNNSTPFSFDQGKENGGQQAREQSQEQGAQNEQEASFDSVLDGERESSTRLGTTTSRVDLNA from the coding sequence ATGAATATTGGAAACATGCAAACTGTGATGCCTATGACAACCGGTACGACAGGAGTTGCCACTGTAATGAATGGAGGGCAAGCTACCGTATCCGGCCAAGAGCAAGGAGCTTTTTCTTCGCAATTAGGCTTAGCGTTTGGAGCCTTTAATAACATGGCTGAAGTAGAATTTCCTGGTATGTCCGAAGAAGACGCAAGTGCTTTAGGAGACCTTATGGCTATGCTTCAGCAGTTGTTGGGAACCAACCAACAGATGCTTTTGTCACAAGAACAGCAAATCAGTGAAGTAGATGGACAAACCGATGAAGCTCTTGTAGGCAAGCTTCCAATCATCACACTTACAACGGAACAGGGAAAACAAACCTTGTTACAAGCGTTGGCAGCACAAGGAATGTCGGAGGAAGATGCCAACAAGCTAACTGATTTGTTACAGAAGCTTCCGACGATGACACCTGTTCAAGCAAAGGGAGATTACCAACAATTGCTTGAAACAGTGCAAAAAACGTTGGGACAAATGGGGATTTCCTTACAAAAAGAAGGAGCTCCTGAGGGTGAACAGTCCTTATTGATCACTCCGCAAATGAAAAAAGAATTGATTCCTACTGCAACCAATCGAGCAGAAGTTCCAAATCAGATGCCTGCCCATATGCAACCAGTTCGCGTTCATCACGCGCTGAGTCAATATGGACAGGAAGCTGGCATTCAAGTGAAATCGTTCCAAACTACATTACAGGAAGCGATAGCACCAGTAGTTATGGATACAGAAGCTGTTGATGCCGATGTAGATACGACTACCACCTTCCAAGTGGCTAACACTGCAGCTACTACGGTACAAAACCAATCAGGTACAGCAGCGGACATGAGGAGTTTCCCTGTTCGAGCAGAACAGATGCCACAACAGGTTACGGATATATTCGTCCGTCAGCTGAAGGTGGGAACATTACAAGGGGTTACCGAAGCGAAACTAATATTGTATCCACAGGAACTAGGCAAAGTTGATGTGCGTATTACTTCACACAATGGTGTGATAACCGCTCACTTCATTGCTGACTCCAAACATGGTAAGGACATGCTGGATCAGCAGATGGCTCAACTTCGAAACGCTTTTGTTCAACAGGGCATACAAGTAGATAAGCTGGAAGTAAGCCAACAAAGCAATAATTCCACTCCTTTCTCTTTTGATCAAGGAAAAGAGAATGGTGGGCAACAGGCTCGTGAACAGTCTCAAGAACAAGGGGCACAGAACGAGCAAGAAGCTTCCTTTGACAGTGTTCTCGATGGTGAACGTGAAAGTAGTACAAGGTTAGGAACGACAACATCTCGCGTAGACCTGAACGCATAA
- the fliM gene encoding flagellar motor switch protein FliM, with protein sequence MAEVLSQSEIDALLAALSSGEMDANELKKEDAEKKIKVYDFKRALRFSKDQIRGLTRIHENYARLLTTYFSAQLRTFVQINVASVDQLPYDEFIRSIPKMTILNIFEAPPLEGRMVMEVNPNIAYAMLDRLLGGQGMIPDKMGALTEIETTVMERVFSKALDSFHEAWKQIIELDPYLEVLEMNPQFMQIVSPNEIVAVISFSTKIGDTTGMINLCLPHVVLEPIMPKLSGQYWFSTQRRQRDEAERQLLEDQVKTAKLPICAELGTSTITVREFLQLTQGDVIQLDQTIDNRLHVKVGDCLKFYAQPGTLKGKVAVQIDEVIEEGEENYE encoded by the coding sequence ATGGCCGAGGTACTTTCACAAAGTGAGATAGACGCGTTATTAGCCGCTCTTTCCTCTGGAGAAATGGATGCTAATGAACTAAAGAAAGAAGACGCTGAGAAAAAAATCAAAGTATACGATTTTAAACGAGCGCTTCGCTTTTCCAAGGATCAGATCCGCGGACTGACGCGAATTCACGAGAATTACGCCAGACTCTTAACTACCTATTTTTCAGCGCAGCTTCGGACCTTCGTGCAAATTAATGTCGCCTCTGTTGACCAGTTGCCATACGACGAATTTATCCGATCTATACCGAAGATGACCATTCTAAATATCTTTGAGGCGCCGCCTTTGGAAGGTAGAATGGTTATGGAAGTAAATCCAAATATCGCTTATGCGATGTTGGACCGATTATTGGGCGGTCAAGGAATGATCCCAGACAAGATGGGGGCATTGACCGAGATTGAAACGACCGTAATGGAACGCGTCTTCAGCAAGGCGCTGGATAGTTTTCACGAAGCTTGGAAGCAAATTATTGAGTTAGATCCGTATTTGGAAGTTCTTGAAATGAATCCGCAATTTATGCAGATTGTTTCCCCTAATGAGATTGTTGCTGTTATTTCCTTTAGTACAAAGATTGGTGATACGACAGGCATGATTAATCTTTGTCTGCCTCACGTGGTATTAGAACCAATCATGCCTAAGCTATCTGGGCAATACTGGTTCTCAACACAGCGACGACAACGGGATGAAGCAGAGAGACAGCTCTTAGAAGACCAAGTCAAAACAGCTAAATTGCCGATTTGTGCAGAACTAGGAACAAGCACCATCACCGTAAGAGAGTTTTTGCAACTGACACAGGGTGATGTCATTCAATTGGACCAAACCATTGATAACAGGCTACATGTCAAAGTGGGCGATTGCTTAAAATTCTACGCTCAACCAGGTACATTGAAGGGCAAGGTAGCTGTACAAATCGATGAAGTGATAGAGGAGGGGGAGGAAAACTATGAGTAG
- the fliJ gene encoding flagellar export protein FliJ produces the protein MKPFRFHMQKVLDLKEKETEQAQWAFGRSVQQKQQEEQKLYRLVDQRNGMSDSLVDMQHAACSASDLLAVTRFQQVVDRQIATQKRRIIGCDKEIERCQEKLHYHLQESKLWSTLRDKAQTKYVEWQNQVEQKEMDEIGTNRFLRQLKQV, from the coding sequence ATGAAGCCCTTTCGCTTTCATATGCAGAAAGTACTTGATTTAAAGGAAAAAGAAACAGAACAAGCACAATGGGCATTTGGCCGATCGGTACAACAAAAGCAGCAAGAGGAGCAAAAGCTATATCGGCTTGTTGATCAGCGAAATGGCATGTCCGATTCGCTTGTGGATATGCAACATGCTGCATGTAGCGCATCCGATTTATTAGCCGTTACAAGATTTCAGCAGGTAGTAGACCGTCAGATTGCCACGCAAAAACGGCGCATCATCGGGTGTGACAAAGAAATTGAACGATGCCAGGAAAAATTACATTACCATTTGCAAGAATCCAAGCTCTGGTCAACCCTGCGAGACAAAGCTCAAACGAAATATGTAGAATGGCAAAACCAGGTGGAACAAAAAGAAATGGATGAGATCGGCACGAATCGATTCCTCCGACAATTGAAGCAGGTGTGA
- a CDS encoding flagellar biosynthesis protein FliZ — protein MNAMNIRSLFVAMLLVFAVVAPPPVISYAEAKQTEGSAFDWLQQDAKQGKQGTGGELSADSPVPKTPSILGYVVQIVFSLAVVVGLIYLLFKWIGKKQTGGFRESGPFRSLGGYSLGTGKSIQLVMIGDSLYVLGVGDNIQLIRQISPGDELDVILADIENKTAPDWSWNKLGHLFQAQSKPASTQTQQTDASFDQLLDEQWREVSHAEQQKNQWEQNRRKGD, from the coding sequence ATGAATGCAATGAACATTCGTAGTTTGTTCGTGGCAATGTTACTAGTTTTTGCTGTAGTAGCGCCTCCCCCAGTAATTAGTTATGCGGAGGCGAAACAGACAGAAGGATCAGCTTTTGACTGGTTACAGCAGGATGCAAAACAGGGAAAACAAGGGACTGGAGGAGAGCTATCTGCGGATTCTCCAGTTCCAAAAACCCCTAGTATTCTTGGGTATGTGGTCCAAATCGTCTTTTCTTTGGCAGTAGTGGTCGGGCTTATCTACCTCTTATTTAAATGGATAGGAAAGAAACAAACTGGTGGTTTTCGAGAAAGTGGCCCATTTCGCTCTTTAGGAGGCTATTCTCTTGGAACTGGTAAGTCCATTCAATTGGTGATGATTGGCGACTCCCTGTACGTATTAGGCGTAGGAGATAATATCCAGCTTATCCGCCAGATTTCACCTGGTGATGAGTTGGACGTTATTTTAGCCGATATCGAGAACAAAACGGCTCCTGACTGGTCATGGAATAAGCTTGGTCATTTGTTTCAAGCACAATCTAAGCCTGCATCCACGCAAACTCAACAAACAGATGCCTCTTTTGATCAGCTACTGGACGAACAGTGGCGGGAAGTCTCCCATGCGGAGCAACAAAAGAATCAATGGGAACAGAACCGCCGCAAAGGGGATTAG
- the flgG gene encoding flagellar basal body rod protein FlgG yields MIRSMYSGVSGMKGFQTKLDVIGNNIANVNTVGFKKSRVMFQDILSQKVGSESGPTDTRGSVNPKQVGLGSKVASIDIVHSVGSPMTTNLTSDLSIEGDGYFAVSDGENKYLTRAGNFERDVDGFLVNPQGLKLLGADEEPIQIDREEFVSYSIGLDGTVTTVNKDQEVGEAGQVGIVVVPNPGGLEKLGGSLYKTTIASGNVENEIVDPTEAYCKVISGQLEMSNVDLSEEFTEMIVAQRGFQANSRIITTSDSILEELVNLKR; encoded by the coding sequence ATGATTCGTTCAATGTATTCCGGTGTATCCGGCATGAAGGGTTTTCAAACGAAATTGGATGTAATTGGTAATAATATCGCTAACGTGAATACAGTTGGTTTTAAGAAGAGTCGCGTAATGTTCCAAGATATTTTAAGCCAAAAGGTTGGTAGTGAGTCTGGTCCAACTGATACTCGTGGAAGTGTTAATCCGAAGCAAGTAGGTTTGGGGAGTAAAGTAGCCTCCATTGACATAGTTCATTCTGTGGGTAGCCCAATGACAACAAATCTGACATCTGATTTATCTATTGAAGGTGATGGATACTTTGCCGTTTCCGATGGAGAAAATAAATATCTGACTCGTGCTGGTAACTTTGAACGTGATGTTGATGGATTTCTTGTTAATCCACAGGGGCTAAAATTATTGGGTGCGGATGAAGAACCTATTCAGATTGACAGAGAAGAATTTGTTTCTTATTCAATTGGATTAGATGGTACAGTTACTACAGTTAATAAAGATCAAGAAGTTGGTGAAGCTGGTCAAGTTGGGATAGTAGTTGTACCCAATCCAGGTGGCTTGGAAAAGTTAGGTGGTTCCCTTTATAAAACAACTATAGCTTCAGGAAATGTAGAAAATGAAATTGTTGATCCAACAGAAGCCTACTGCAAAGTCATCTCTGGACAACTTGAAATGTCCAACGTTGACCTAAGTGAAGAGTTCACTGAAATGATCGTTGCTCAGCGCGGTTTCCAAGCGAACTCCCGCATTATCACCACTTCCGACAGTATTTTGGAAGAGCTGGTTAACCTAAAACGATAG
- the fliG gene encoding flagellar motor switch protein FliG, whose product MARVAKELSGRQKAAILLISLGPDVSAQVFKHLREDEIEQLTLEIASVRKVDHEEKGKILAEFHQIAVAKEVIAQGGITYAKEILEKALGESKALDILNRLTANLQVRPFDFARKADPSQILNFIQNEHSQTIALVLAYLEPQQSSMILSSLSQDRQADVAKRIALMDSTSPEVIAQVEQVLEQKLSATVTQDYTQAGGIESIVNILNGVDRSTERTILDSLEIQDPELAEEIKKRMFVFEDIATLDNRSIQRVIRDLDNNDLQLALKVASEEVRETVFRNMSKRMADTFKEEMEFMGPVRLRDVEEAQSRIVATIRRLEEAGEIIIARGGGDDIIV is encoded by the coding sequence GTGGCTCGTGTCGCAAAAGAGTTATCCGGAAGGCAAAAAGCTGCGATTTTGCTCATTTCGCTTGGTCCAGATGTCTCGGCACAGGTATTTAAGCATTTACGTGAAGATGAGATTGAACAACTTACATTGGAAATTGCCAGTGTACGTAAAGTGGATCATGAAGAAAAAGGCAAAATACTAGCAGAATTCCATCAGATTGCAGTTGCCAAAGAAGTAATAGCACAGGGTGGTATTACGTACGCAAAAGAAATTTTGGAAAAAGCATTAGGAGAAAGCAAGGCGCTAGATATTTTGAACCGTTTAACGGCCAATTTGCAAGTGCGTCCATTTGACTTCGCTAGAAAGGCCGATCCTAGCCAAATCCTTAACTTTATTCAAAATGAACATTCGCAAACTATTGCGTTAGTTCTTGCTTATTTAGAACCTCAACAGTCATCTATGATCTTATCGTCTCTGTCGCAGGATCGTCAGGCAGATGTAGCTAAACGTATTGCTTTAATGGATAGCACATCTCCAGAGGTAATTGCGCAGGTAGAACAGGTATTAGAACAAAAGCTGTCCGCAACCGTTACCCAAGATTACACACAAGCGGGTGGTATTGAATCAATTGTGAATATATTAAATGGTGTTGACCGTAGTACGGAACGAACCATACTTGATTCACTAGAGATTCAAGATCCAGAGCTTGCTGAAGAGATCAAAAAACGGATGTTTGTATTCGAGGACATCGCTACGCTCGACAATCGATCCATTCAACGTGTTATTCGCGATTTGGACAACAACGATTTGCAACTTGCGCTTAAAGTGGCAAGCGAAGAAGTTCGTGAAACGGTTTTCCGCAACATGTCCAAACGGATGGCGGATACGTTCAAAGAAGAAATGGAATTTATGGGACCTGTGCGATTGCGTGATGTCGAAGAAGCTCAATCTCGCATCGTTGCTACTATTCGTCGCTTAGAAGAAGCTGGAGAAATCATCATCGCCCGCGGTGGAGGAGATGATATCATTGTCTAG
- a CDS encoding flagellar assembly protein FliH, with the protein MSRIFKANRYVQSVDTYVLEVTQQVNPAIQVQTDEVEEMLLENKVIEHQKLHEEAKAIIRDAKELAESIMADASNQAEQMREQARQEIAEWWEQQQREVEEMAQETKEMARLEGYNLGQEQGLETARLEQEANVQQAKDVLTQAYDTKESIISEAEPFLVELSLEISRKIIHDELVLEPQKVVEIVRQALKSSRSHGVVSILVNHKLYPFVEEHRAQLLSLIDGQAELGIYPDYAVEDEGCIIRTAYGSVDAKIDTQLKEIKQILMDVARGSESQ; encoded by the coding sequence TTGTCTAGGATTTTTAAGGCAAATCGATATGTCCAGTCGGTGGATACCTATGTACTTGAAGTGACTCAGCAAGTGAATCCTGCTATACAAGTACAGACGGATGAAGTAGAAGAAATGTTGCTAGAAAATAAAGTTATAGAACATCAGAAACTGCACGAAGAAGCAAAAGCCATTATACGTGATGCGAAAGAATTAGCTGAAAGTATTATGGCTGATGCTTCTAATCAAGCAGAGCAAATGCGTGAACAAGCTCGGCAGGAGATTGCTGAGTGGTGGGAGCAACAGCAAAGAGAAGTAGAAGAGATGGCGCAGGAGACGAAAGAAATGGCTCGCCTAGAAGGATACAACCTTGGGCAGGAGCAAGGCTTGGAGACAGCACGCCTCGAACAGGAAGCAAATGTTCAGCAGGCAAAGGACGTTTTAACTCAAGCCTATGACACCAAAGAGAGTATTATATCGGAAGCCGAGCCATTCTTAGTTGAGCTAAGCTTAGAAATCTCCCGCAAAATTATTCATGATGAGCTGGTGCTAGAACCTCAAAAAGTCGTTGAGATTGTTCGACAAGCTTTAAAAAGCTCACGCTCGCACGGAGTTGTATCCATTCTGGTGAACCATAAATTGTATCCATTCGTCGAAGAGCATCGTGCACAACTTCTTTCTTTGATCGATGGACAAGCGGAACTAGGTATTTATCCGGATTATGCGGTTGAGGATGAGGGATGCATTATTCGGACAGCTTACGGAAGTGTGGATGCCAAAATAGATACGCAACTGAAAGAAATCAAACAAATCCTGATGGACGTTGCGCGGGGAAGTGAATCCCAATGA
- a CDS encoding flagellar basal body protein FliL, whose translation MFQNKLVNMALIILIAITLLGVAGFFGYMSIIAPSTTANGAEVVKALNADEMKEYSVDTDDITTNLLTNNFVVVRFSITADGKKSKAELEKRLPQVKQVIIKTLAGLTPDDLKGTEGINKLEAKVLGDVNTIMQDGRIVLVTTTNLKKP comes from the coding sequence ATGTTTCAAAATAAATTAGTGAATATGGCACTTATTATTTTAATTGCTATTACTCTGTTAGGTGTGGCAGGATTCTTTGGGTACATGTCCATCATTGCTCCATCTACAACAGCTAACGGCGCTGAGGTGGTAAAAGCATTAAACGCAGATGAAATGAAGGAATACTCGGTAGATACGGATGACATTACCACCAACCTTTTAACCAATAATTTTGTGGTTGTGCGCTTTAGCATCACTGCAGACGGGAAAAAAAGTAAAGCTGAACTGGAAAAAAGACTGCCGCAAGTGAAGCAAGTCATTATTAAAACCTTGGCTGGATTAACTCCAGATGATTTAAAAGGGACGGAAGGCATTAACAAGCTTGAGGCCAAAGTTCTAGGGGATGTTAATACAATTATGCAAGATGGCAGGATCGTTTTAGTTACAACGACTAACCTAAAAAAGCCATAA